The sequence actccgcattcattcattattattattaacctctCACTCTCCTCCACAGTGTGTCGGCTAACACTTCctagatggctgcccctccctgagcctggttctgttagaggtttcttcctgttaaaagggagtttttcctccccactttcTTTAAGTGGTTGCTCATAGGGAGTTGTTTGATTTTGGGGgatttctctgtattgttgtaggttctgaattaaactgaattaaattaccATAGCACATAACATGGTCAGGAGCAGATTGTGTTCAGAGTTTCAGGTTAAAATCACCTGGAAGTAAACTGAAACTGGAAGTGCCACATTTTCACTGATTCTTTTATTCACGGTATCCTCTTCAGAATGGATTCTCTGCTGCAGGAATACATATAGATGCATCTTGTAGAGGTCAACACAGCCAAAATGTGACCCAGCTGTGGCAACACAAACAGAGCATCACATTGTCACTTTAATTTACATTAACTTCGATGAtggctcttttatttttttccctctgctgttggaatTGCAGCTACTGCAGCACACATTAGAAAACTGATCTGTTACAGTTTTAGGTTATTCATCATCAaaaattaatttcactttgataTGGTGACACAACAAATCGAGTTCTCTTCTTTATTAGGCTATGGGATAGTGTCAGAGCTGAATGCACCGAGTAACCATTAATGTTTAAGTGcatgcagtttaaaaagaacacatTAGTGTAAATATACTATTACATTTATTcttctgcatgtgtttgtgatCAGATGAATTTAATGTGACGTAAGCATGCCCAGAGCCAGAAGCAGAAAGCCTGGAGTAACAAAGAAAGCTGCTAACTGCTGTTGTCACACCCCTCACCTCTGACTGAGGTTTTTAAGTTTGTCGATCAAAAGCCTGGTCATGTTGGTATACTGCTCAGACAGATGTGTTGCAATGTCTAGACTTACTGTGAGATTTCCTGCATCTGTCCTCACAGCAGCACAGCTGAATGAATCTGAGAGGAGAAAACGCCTCCTGTCCAGTAAGTGGTACAGACGGTGGACAGGATTATCCGTGATGCATAATTTCTCCACCAAAGTTTAAACGGTGTCCAGtgtgcagccaatcacagagccaGTCTGTTGGCGTCACCAGCCCTAATTATCataagctgtttgtttgttagttgcaagttgttgttgttgttgtttgtatatgtgtgtgtgtatatatatataatatatttaaaggtCTCTTTGTGTGCACAGCGCCCTCCAGTGCTAACAACTGGGAGGAGGTCCAGGCAAAGGCGCGTCACATGCTGCTTCACACCTACGGCCTCACCAGGTGCACAGTGCAGATCCAGACACACAGGCAGAGGGTGGCACGCAGTTGCACAAACTGCCAGGAGGCTAGCGCCTAAAGAGGGAGGTCAGCAGTTCATCACACAGTGACGGATGGCAGAGAACGCAATATATAGAGAGCCCTGAATGTAACAGCGCTGCTGCAGCTCAATGCCACAGCAGGATCCACAGCACACTGATGTAACTGGAAAAAGAGGGGTGCCAAAGGACAGGCAGAGGAATAACAACAGATCTAATTAAGAGAGATCTACAGCCTCTGGGGGCCTCACGTCTTCACGCTTGCAAAGCTTTTGAAGTGGGAGTTGAATGTTTTACCTGAGTCAAATGACAAAAACTTGCCCTTAATTCACCATCAAGGCCTCTTCTAAACCATgtaaccttttattttttgttttatagatTGATTTGTCACCACTGATGCTTTGTTATAAGATGTAAATCTTACCGTTTGTTAGAACTGCACATTATGATTTTTATTACCGTACAAAGCATGTCAGCTGACATACCTCATGTCTAACAAGATATTTGGTCAGAGTGAGGCACTGTACTCTTTACAAGTGGAATAAGTGAGCAAAACCTGCACCACTGCATCCCTTCAGGAGACAGTATAGCTCATTATGTGCTTTGGAGCTTTCATGTTATTTAGCTGATGTCTGTAAAAAGGCAGACTTTAAGAGAATAAATAACCTTAGAAATTCTTAAATTACTAAAATTACCATCACTTAAAGTTAATTGGCTTTTTTTGATACTGACATTTTCTCAATTGTGATGAGAAGGCCACTGACAATCAAATCATGACTTTAACTAAGGGGACGTGCTAAAACAGATAGCTTCAGCATGGTATCATCCATCCTATATACTCCACTTTCTTTTCCATATCATCAACTGACAGTATTTTAACACAGACAGGTGTATGCCCAGTATTTCACAGTTGTGTTGTTTTGATGGAGGAGGTTGCGATTTGCCAGTTATgatctttaaaatgttctttcttTCACTTGTTAAGAGGCTGTGGGGGGGTTGTGCGTAAACCTTTCCATGTCTCTGATATTAATCACCAAGGAAATTCAGGAACGgtatcactgtttttgtttgtaataaaatgttttaattttttttgtttctgccaTGATTTTCTTGACAAACCAAGCTCACAAGGCAGCATAATAATAGTTAGAACTGCAGTGAGCAGAGGCAAATGTTAACTTTTCTTTATCTCTTTTCTGTTGCTAATTGTGaaattgtaatattttattCTGAATGATATTACTCatacaaaaaagagagagaactgGAAATTTAAGAAGCCTGAATATAGAAGTTGCAAATCTTTGTTAGAAACATTGTAGCTCAATACAGACCTCATTTAGGTGTACACTGACTTCATTAAGTACATCTATTCAACTGCTGGTTGCTAATACTAGCTAATTGGCCAATCACATGTCAGCAACTCTGGGCATGTAGCCATAGTCAAGACTgtgggtgtcaaacataaggcccaggggcaAGAATTGGCCCACTGTACAGCTTTGTAAAATTTGACTGAGAGGAttgattttggacttttaactgtattttaaaaacttttaaaaagttttcctATTCATTAAGATCTAACCTGttgccattcatactacacGAAAGTAACTAACTTATAaagaataacatttaaaatatgaaaaagtgaCTTTTTTCACAACTCAATCTTTAGATTTAGTTTAGATTTAGCCATTTAGAGTAGGTACAATATAATACAATacgattttatttatatagcacgttTATGACCAGGggggtacaccaaagtgcttcacagtaaaaaatgttacatttgaaTGCATTTGTACAGCACAGTTCATCAAAACTTCATCAGTCTCACATCCATGACCACTTTAGAGTCACCAGTTAACAGGGAACACCTGCTGGCACGAGGATAACATACAAATTCCatacaggctcaccaaaactggacaacagaaaaTCGTAAAAAAATGTCTGGTCTGATGAGATTTCTGCTGATACAACTGGATGCCAGGGTCAGAATTAGGATAAATTACATATAACAATGGATTCATCCTGCCTTGGATTAATCGTTTAGGCTACTGGTGGTGTGGGAGATATTTCTTTGGTACACTTTGGACCATTTAAGCACCACAGCTTACCTCAATCTTTTTGTTATCAAGCcgtttatgaccacagtgtgcccATCTTCTGTTGGCTGCTTCCACCATGCTCAAGTCATCTCCAGTTGGTTTCTTGATCATAGCAATGGCTTCACAAGCACCAGATCTCAAGCCAATAGAGTGCCTTtgagatgtggtggaacaggtaGGTTCTTATCATGGAAGTGTGAAGCAACTGTGTGGTGCTGTCATGCTACTATGTACCAAACTCGTTGAGGAATAATTTGGGCACCTTGTTAAaactatgccatgaagaattaaggctgCTCTGAAGGTTCATCCTGGATGTTGTTCCAAAAAAGGGATTTGAGAATTGAAACTGTAATAAATGACTATGAATAAATGGCCtaaaatctgtgaaaaaaacaatatgCTAAACATAACTCTCATGATAATATTAAGTCATGTTGAACCAGAAAGAACATTCCTATTATGGGTAGAAGCTGCAATCAGTTTCTGACAAAGTgactctttcattttatttatttatccaggtaaaaagtcTCATTGacataaaaaatgtctttttcaagAGAGATCTGGCCAAGAGGGCAGAATATATAACACATATAACAACAAAAAGTTTTATAAAGATAACTTAAGTGATTGATAAGTTACAAGAACGCAGAGTTGTGAAGATACTTGcaaaattttctttttatatacaTTCTTCATGAATCCTGTTTATTACAGTATAAtattatactttatttatttaccaatataaataaagatattagacatttaaaaaaccccacacaggaATTCAAAAATTAATTTTTCAGACGATTACTTTTTGACACAACAagtagcaaggtgtacctaataaagtggccagtaagTGTACACTCACTGTTCAACGCTAGGTGGTGCACTTCTAAAAACAACGAAAGAATATGTTTCCTTGTGGTGAACAGCCCTGTGATGGACTAGAAACCCGTCCGCATTGTGCCACACCTCTTTCACAGTGAcatctgggataggctccagcccaccCCCACACCCCCCTCCCACAACCCTTAATTGGATGGATGAGCAGAtaggtggatgggtggatggtgAATCTATTGTTTATACAGCAAAACTTCCTTTACCAGCATGACAGTGCAGAGTGGTGTTGAATGAATGCCTTGTTGTTACACGGAGCCATTATTGTCTTCacagaatgaaactgaaaaactaGAATATAAATAAGTATTATTGAATGGACCCTATAATATGTCAACACACAGTGTGTGCTTGTGAATATCTAGCTTTAAATAGACAAACATACTCCAGATTACTCATAATTATGCAATGGAGCATCAAAAGAGTCATTGTTAGAGGCTTTTATACACAGAGCAaagttaatgtttaaaatgtagacATATCAGAGGTTAAGTACTGACAATATCAAAAAAATCTAGGAGTGCCCCAGTTTCCAGGCAACAGCTTCTTTATCAAAAACCCCTGAAGCAGTGAACCAAAGGCAGTCTGGCAAAGGAAGAACTGTTTACAGCGTGTACCTGTCTGCCTTACCTTACTTTAGGGGGCCATAAAACGCTGCTGTCGTCTCTCTCCTGTTACAACCAACTACTACAGTCGCAGCATATCACACTCAagctcacacacatgcattttaaaaaaaatactaattcAGAGACAACAAGTGGCAGAAGGTAACTTTTTAAGTCTTAAAGTTGTACCCCTGTTAGCTGAGGAGGAAATTCcatctcttattttttttaacgtgCCCTGCAAACAATACCTGCTTTGCTTGGACGTCACATGATTTGTGGTGTCGTGATGTGTTTCATAGTCACGTACACAAATTCCAACACCACGTACGagcgcgcacacaaacacacagagacacaaaataTCCTTCCTCTTCTGTCATTGTTCCCCTAAATAGGCTTTCAGCTGCGCTCCCCTTACCTGATAAAAGAAGCATGTTGTGACTGTTGTGTGTGACCTCTGCCCCTGTAGTAGCCTATATTTGACATGAGAGCACTTGTAGCCGGCAGCCTCAGTGCAAGTTGGCGCTTGTCCACAGTATgtgtagtatatatatatatacacctcTCACGGCACATGTAGCATCAGAGAAACAGAGGAAGGAAATGTTTTTTAAGATGTGCGACATGTGCGTTAATAATTCAACATGTAACTGAAACCAAGCAGAAAATGAACTTCCTGAAAAATAAGCGCAGCCCAGACAGACCAGGAAACAAAACCCACTACTCGTCTGCTTACTTTCTCTTTGTTTAGTGGTTAATAAGTCATAAGACTCATCCTTAAGGACCATCACTGTTTCAGCAGGCTGTGGAAGGGCACGTGGTGCCTTGAAAGGACGGACACTTTCTGGTGTTATCGCTCTTTTATGAGATGCAGTATGGGTGTTAAGAGGATTGTCTGTTATGCTGAAACACAATGGGAGCACTGAATGCCTACTCGGCCATAAAAGGAGCAGATGAGTGGAGATTAGatggtgaaaaaaacaaaatggaatCCTAAAAGTTCATCCTAAACAATTCTAAACAGCCGTCTAATGCTGAACTTTAAGTCTGAGCGTCTTGTGCAGCAGATTGTTTACTCAGTTGCTGTGGATTAAAATTGCTCAGATGACAAATGCttaaaaacccaaacacacaccTATACAATTGCATGCAAGCTTTGGCAAAGCTTGGCAAACAGTTTAGTTATGAAATCATGTAATATGATCAAAACCTAGACAGTGGCTGCTTGAGGAAATTGAGGGAATCTTCCGTGTCACTGCTGCAAAACGACAGGTGGGTCTAATAACGCCCATAATGGCACCACGCCATGTCCCAAAAAGCTGCTATTGTACCAAGCTGGCATGTTTTTCAGTTATGCTTGAATACAGAGCCACTGACTGTTACTAGTTACACCTGTTCCTTTCATATCCAACTATTTGTGGgggagtattttttttatgacataTTCTTAAGGCTATCCTTTCAGGAAGGATTCACTCATCCAAACAGAGGAAGGGGCTCATGTAGCTGTGTGATAATAAGAAGACCTGTACATTGCTCTTAGTCAGCATCACAGCATTATTTTCaccatacagagaaaaaaacccccaaatcaaCAATTCTTAGTCAAAATATTCCAGCacgtaaatgtttttgtttttttttaaacagagtaTTATTTCACGCCTGCACACTTTGAAGCTTCGGCTATCATATCTTTAGCTTagcttaaaataaatacagacatgTCTTCCTGCCCCGTGCTCACAAAGCACTACCATAGGGGCTTGTTTGTTTGACCAACAGCTGCTAAAAGAATGGTACCATGATGCTGGTCACCTCTACATGCTCCATCAGCATGCACCTGGCTCTGTGCTTGTTGGAATTTGGCAAAACTTTTGAAATAAGATGAAATTACCCACATTCAAATTATCTTAAAAGCAACaagatataatatataatattatataatattatatttattttttataatattatactgtaatatatatatatatatatatcattgtttatttgttatttgttattattttcataGATATTGAGATTATTAGCCTCTATCTCTATTTACTTTTCTGCTTGAGCATTGTTGGATTTTGTGTATAATGGTCATGTGACACCTGGGAAGCATTGGAATGGAGCTGCAAGGTTAACGGTGGGGATGGAATGGGAAGGGGGGAGGATGGAAAATTGCATACATCACCATTGGGACTCTGTTGCcatcctttttttctgttcttaatTCATTACACACAGGCCTAAGAGGAGCTTTAAACCCCCCAAATGAATGTTCCTAATATAACCAGTGTGCTGGAAAAAGATAACCAGCTTATGTGAAAGAGGCTGTGTGCAACAGCGATTCGTAGTATCTTAgtaaagcttttaaaaattcaaCAGTGGATTTTGTGGTCCAGCCTGGCTGTCCGGCTAATTTCTTGCTGCCTGTGCAGATCTGCTCCCGTGACCCATTTGCTTGCATCTCTAATTTTATAAATTAGCTAAtaggtttatttttagcagtgtgtttattttggaAAATGTCCCTCATCAGTTAAGAGGGAACTTCCTTTATTTTGATTGCCCTCAATTTCCTATGTTCACTTGAAAAAGTGTAAAGGTGAGTTTTGAACCGTTTTTGGTGTTCTGCCTTTTTAATGAGATATTTTACAGGACGTGTCACAGATAGCATGTGGACATCAGGTGCAAACACATTAGAATAATGAGACTGAATTCCATTCAGCTGCCTTTTAGCCCCGGGGTTCTCGTATTGCTAGTTAAGCTTATTAGTAACACCTGCACCCTTCCTGTTTTGATGAGTTGGCATGTTTGGTGTGAAAAACAGCAGCGTTGATGTCATGAAGCTGCTGTTATAAGAAAAATGCACAAGAGCTTAAAACTAACCATGTGTGGCATCTCTTTTGGCTACATTTAACTTCATAATGGATTTCTAGGTCAAACATACTCTCAGAATTAAATGATGCTTATAGTTTTATAGCAGACAGCACATTTAAATACGTTAgtttgaataaagcacaaaaGCAGCACTGGgacagaatatttttaaaataatttattatcaCTGTACAGtacattacaaaataaatcaacATTCTGTGTCTTTTCCATTAAAACACTATCGTACATTCACATCTACAGCAAGAACACGTGGACCACCAACcttggtaaaataaattcaATGATATATACTTCTGTAATAATATATACTGACAGAGACCCAGAGAAAGATAACATTATCATCCTCGGACTCAAAGGCTGCACGGTCGTCAGTTACCATATTTGCCTATTGTGGTGTGATGTGATGGATGTCCTTGAGAAAGGTCAGTACAGAGCAGGGTGAACCCCACCAGTTGAGCAGAAGCATTTCCGCACACTGAGTGTCAAAGCGTCCTAGTTTGTGCAGAAACGATTCTGTTAGACTAATGGGGGGGGAGGGAGCGGAGGCGTGTCGTCAGACTCTCGGGAGAAACCCGGGCTCTTTCACTTTGTGAGGCTCTTCACGATCTCCAGCTCCTCCACGGGCTTCCACTGCTGATTGATGGTGATGAGCTGCAATGAAATGCcagaaatttaaaagaaaaaaaacatgacgaGGCTTCGTCTGACCTATTTATAAGTGTTACACTGAACAGACTTAATGATGTGGCCGCACCGGGGCTGTGCCATTACTTGTGGTAATTTATTTTCTCTCGATGACATTAATGACCGGCGTTAATGATAAAATTCTTTCCTCAATGACTCAGCAGATTGAAGCTGCAGGAGGAGAGTCTGCTTATATTTTGGTGCTGATAAGAACCGGAAGGCTTATTAGCCAGAATATAAACATTATTAAGTGCTCTGCAATGTTATTACATTACCTTCTGGGGCTTTGACGGGTCCAGCCTCTCCCATGGCTCTGGGTTGCTGGTCTTATTCAAACTATAAACAGTAAATTTAAATGCATTCTTAAGTATTTGTACACAACAGAGTTTAAGCAGGTGTGAAAGTAAGATAGAAGTGCAAATGaatctaaaaaaaacataagacaaatgcattattttaataaagGAGAAAGAGCTTTGTAACACTCACATAACGTCAGGTTTAGTGAGCAGAAAGTAGATCGATGCAGAGGTGGCTCCTGTTGCAGCAAAAGCCATAAACCCTATCAGAGGGATGAGCTACAGCACAAAAAACAATccaacaaattaaaacacacaatgcCCCCCACACAGGATATAACTCAACGCAAcagagtaataataataatgatgatgatgatcttaCCTCCTTCCTTTTTCTCAACATTTGGAAAAATCCAGACATCTTTCTGATTGGTTTTAAGCACTCAAAGAGGAGTTAAGTGTATTTCCACTCAACTGTGGTTATTCTAAGGCTTCAAGCATCCACTTGCAAAACTGAAGAGGAGCAGTCTCACACGCAGCTATGTTGTGACAGTTTACCTGCTGCTGGGAACTCCTTTTAAGTGCGACACGGTGTGAGCTCATGAGATGGAGGCGGGACAAGAGGTTGTACGAGGTGATAAGCACGTACACAGAGAGAGTTTCCTGTACTGAAATGCACCACTGGAGGTTAACCCATCTATAGATGATGATCAATATATTTTCTAAGTCTGCAGCACCCTCCCATGGCCATGTTGTAAAAGTGAAGGTCAGTAACTGGTGGTTGGGTTTCGAGCCGATCTCAAAAAGGATGTTATTTGAAATGACTAAAAGGGAGAGAGTGTGTcaaattttagaattttttattttattttaaaacaatatttgaGTAATGATACAATTTTAAGATCAGTCAAACATTATGTGTGTCATCGGGGAGGAGTTTCATATTTGTGGATCTGCTGTGCAGTCAGAGAggagctcattttgctgagggaTCGCAGGAAATGCgtgtgtttgatgtctgaggCTTCCATGTTCCCGTCCAGCAATGCCAAAAGAGCAgcctgaggaaaaaaacaaaagcaaaacaaacagatattttcagttatttcaaaTCTATCCGCCAAGAAaggattttacattttacaagtcTAAGAATTCATTTCATAAGTTTATGTCACCTCTTTGCAAAGATTTTCCAGGTCAGCTCCAGAGAAAAGCTCGGTCTTTGCTGCGAGATCCTCCAGCCGCACATCGGCACCCACAGGCATACGCTTTGTGCACACCTTCAGGACAGCAAGTCGAGCCTAAATATTAGAAAGTGAGGGTCATTAAACACAGATACGCTGACAGGAGAGGCGCGgttactttattttaaatgacctCTTCGTGTTGTAAGTCTTTCTTACAACATTGCTGGTATATGTAATATATTTTGTCCTGTTTTGAGAAGTCCTTTACCTCATGGTCTGGTGGTGGGACATAAATGATGTGATCAAGTCTGCCGGGCCTGAGGAGGGCGCTGTCTAAACAGTCAGGTCTGTTTGTGGCGGCTACAACCATTACATCTTTGTTGCACACTTCCTGGCAGTCCAACTGTCAAACAGTTAAAGCACATAAAGTGTTGATTAAATTAtgaacagatggatggatggtgtgtCACAATGAACTGCAGGATGGTATTATGTCCTCTTTCATAAAGGATGCTCCAGTGTGTCCTCCGCTAAAAGCTGTAATAAAGGAGCGTTTAGCGCATCTTTGTTACTTCCTTTAGTATCTGAATTCAAAAAGCTCTTATTATGACCGCCACACATCTACCTCACTCATTAAGAAACCGACTGATAGTGTTGACTGATCTTCAGGGCAGTTACTTTGGAAAGCTGTAACAGCAAAAACCATTTATACAGAATCAGCTTTACGAGTTTGCCTCAAAAtagggttaaaaataaataaataaacttttaaaaattcagctgttACAAGCAAATGTGGAAATTTTGGGGGCGATAGGAAAAGGGTAAAGCCAAAGATCAATAGATGTCAACCCCAAACATCTGAAGTCTACCCCTGAAAAAATCTGTGCTATTTTTACATTCACCTGTGTGCCACGaaagcaaaatgaaacaaaacaaattggaAATTCAAGAGAAGAACCAGAAGCTGACCTGCTCAGGTGTGAGACTCTCCTCGACTCCCTCTGCCTGGAGGATCTTCTCCGTCCCTCTCCTCTCATGAGTCTTCAGGCCGATCCCATCCATCTCGTTGAGGAGCACAGAGAGAAGACGAGTCTGTACGCTGTTTGGTGTTTGACTGTGTGACCGCGAGCCAATCAGTGAGTCAATCTCATCGAGGAACAGGATGCTTGGAGCGCAGGCCCGGGCCTGATGAAACAGCTGCATGGGGACAGACAGACGCAGGGCTTAGTGGACGAAACACAAGGGAGGACACAATCATTAATGCTCATCTGTTCGAGATTataaaaaggaagaacctgAGCTAAAGCCTTCTCTGAATCTCCGACGTAGGGAGAGTAGAGGTCAGCGCCACTGACAGACAGGAAGGCACAGTTGGAGGAAGTAGCGGCAGCTTTGACAAGCGTCGTCTTTGCGCATCCCGGAGGCCCGTACAGCAGCACACCTCGAGGTTGACACAGACCTAGACGAACAAAGGCTTCAGGGTGCGCCATCGGCCACTCGATGCTCTTTGACGTGGAGACAATGAGGGAAAACAAACCTCCAGTAATAAGGTTTTTTTCTCCGAATACATAAATGTGCATTTTTGAGCAAAGCCACTCAATTAGCTACCTGTCTTAGTTTGAGTTTGACGTCATCCAGGCCTCCAATTTGCTCCCAGGTCACCGGAGAGAGCTCCGTCCTGCCCATGCTGCTCCTAAGGCAAGAGGGACGCACCGACTTCAAAGCCTCATGAAAGTGCTTCATACTCACCAGCTGCTCCCCTGAACACTGCAGACAgtgacagaaacagcaacaggtTTTTACAGCTGTCATCCACTCAGTCTCCCTATTATTTCCTATGTAATCTTTCACACATCTAAAGAACACATTCACTGTGAGCCTTTTGAGATGAATTTCTAAATGTGATTCTTATTCAGGCTTCAACTTTGACTTTACAATTACAACACAGCTGCACAATTTGCAATAAAGTGAGTCGTTCCTgtagcaaaaaagcaaaaactagtGTTTTGTTTCGCTGTGACAGGTCGCTGTGGTTACTTTGGAGTCTTCCCGTATAGCGTGCATGGCGGCCTCCCGGCACAGGGCACTGAGGTCTGCTCCCACGTAGCCTGTAGTTGTTTGTGCAAGCGCTGTCAGGTTCACACTGGGACACACAGGCATCCTCTCACACAGGACAGACAAGATGGCCTTTCTCTGCTGCAAGGTTGGAGCTCCGATTATAATCTGTGGGAAAGGCGAACACTCAGAGACTAACGACTCACATACACATATCTGCACCAACTCACCGACCTggacatttattttatataaa comes from Astatotilapia calliptera chromosome 1, fAstCal1.2, whole genome shotgun sequence and encodes:
- the coxfa4l3 gene encoding normal mucosa of esophagus-specific gene 1 protein, translating into MSGFFQMLRKRKELIPLIGFMAFAATGATSASIYFLLTKPDVILNKTSNPEPWERLDPSKPQKLITINQQWKPVEELEIVKSLTK
- the afg2b gene encoding ATPase family gene 2 protein homolog B — protein: MEPLRLLSVDPSDRGSQRCRLGPGMMSALGVHLGSPLLVSVSGGSCLCTAWPRADLAEGFLQMDLKCFSPSLLSELPSHLSLDPAQLTPVVCSKLKGVRITVIVQSVDFRKRTPHRLVHELVKDTLKGVCVHDGFLINLEDFDTEIKYVVIESISPESDSAGFITSKTAVEIAGVQTLRHYRSQLQERHTVQLGGLEEVSASLREMLKLPLLYPSTLSSLGVSCPRGVLLVGPPGVGKTLLVRQVVGEVGASLVVVRGPEVVGARPGESEETLRAVFERARSAADEGPCVLFLDELDSLCPRRTSSSAPENRLVAQLLTLMDGMNQSDRFLIVGATNRPDSLDPALRRPGRFDREIIIGAPTLQQRKAILSVLCERMPVCPSVNLTALAQTTTGYVGADLSALCREAAMHAIREDSKCSGEQLVSMKHFHEALKSVRPSCLRSSMGRTELSPVTWEQIGGLDDVKLKLRQSIEWPMAHPEAFVRLGLCQPRGVLLYGPPGCAKTTLVKAAATSSNCAFLSVSGADLYSPYVGDSEKALAQLFHQARACAPSILFLDEIDSLIGSRSHSQTPNSVQTRLLSVLLNEMDGIGLKTHERRGTEKILQAEGVEESLTPEQLDCQEVCNKDVMVVAATNRPDCLDSALLRPGRLDHIIYVPPPDHEARLAVLKVCTKRMPVGADVRLEDLAAKTELFSGADLENLCKEAALLALLDGNMEASDIKHTHFLRSLSKMSSSLTAQQIHKYETPPR